From a single Okeanomitos corallinicola TIOX110 genomic region:
- a CDS encoding polysaccharide biosynthesis tyrosine autokinase: protein MEEYLHYISIIKRRWLPTSIVFLTLVALSVIKTVTETPIYQAGGQLVLKKNSTSSLTGVGNQLGQLESSVSGRPLGTEVAVLSSIPLAERTINTLGLNMNPLVFLQDLKVKNIENTDILEIFYTDEEPGKAASVVNTLMKIYIENDIEANRAQTKSARDFIAQQLPARKAALQAAERRLQLFKQQNRVLDLTAEASSSVSILTALDKQVADTRSDLSSQTARMQSIQKIFGVTSQDAVLSGFVGESPSTTEVLGQLQNLQQRIAVTGLRLTDTHPTMIDLKKEEIILREELKERIEQSFIGKAGRLNQVKNPENIVQLRTLGLQQGLLGQFASVEAERLSLQVRLKSLADVIESYRQRANTLPQLELQQRQLEREIAASESSYRSLLGRYEELQVAENLQVSNARVVTPALIPGVPVRSRQYINLLQGFIGGIVLGVATAFVLERLDKTIKTPKSAKDLLGYALLGYIPPFPNGAFTPEVIVRKQPDSHISEAFRMLQTNLRFFNSEQSIKVIVVSSAVPKEGKSTVAANLAFSISQLGRNVLLVDADFRNPSQHKIWEISNEVGLSNILKSQIDVEQAVTEITPGLEVMTAGESSNNPGALLDSSQMAVFVAQVAQKYDFVIIDTPPVTVAADATILGKLVNGILFVVRPGVVDSTSISLSKEMLEKADQNVLGIAMNGINANQQYSAYASSTV, encoded by the coding sequence ATGGAAGAGTATCTACACTACATATCAATAATTAAAAGACGTTGGTTGCCGACTTCTATTGTCTTTTTAACTCTTGTAGCATTAAGTGTAATTAAAACAGTTACGGAAACTCCTATTTATCAAGCTGGGGGACAGCTAGTTCTGAAAAAGAACTCTACATCTTCTTTGACAGGAGTGGGAAATCAATTAGGACAATTGGAGAGTTCAGTCAGCGGTAGACCTTTAGGAACGGAGGTAGCTGTCTTGAGTTCTATACCCCTAGCGGAAAGGACTATTAATACCCTGGGATTAAACATGAATCCATTGGTATTTCTGCAAGACCTAAAAGTCAAAAACATTGAAAATACAGATATTCTGGAAATATTCTACACAGATGAAGAACCCGGAAAAGCGGCTTCTGTGGTTAACACTTTGATGAAAATTTATATAGAAAACGATATTGAAGCCAACCGCGCTCAAACCAAGTCAGCTAGGGATTTTATCGCTCAACAATTACCAGCTAGAAAAGCTGCACTGCAAGCAGCTGAACGTAGATTACAGCTATTCAAACAACAAAATAGGGTTCTAGACCTGACAGCAGAAGCTTCATCCAGTGTGAGCATTCTAACTGCTTTGGATAAACAAGTGGCTGATACGAGATCAGATTTATCATCTCAAACAGCAAGGATGCAATCAATTCAGAAAATTTTTGGGGTTACTTCCCAGGATGCTGTACTCTCTGGTTTTGTGGGTGAATCTCCATCAACGACAGAAGTGCTTGGACAGTTACAGAATCTCCAACAAAGGATAGCTGTGACAGGGTTGCGTTTGACAGATACTCATCCAACGATGATTGACCTCAAAAAAGAGGAGATTATTCTTAGAGAAGAATTAAAGGAACGAATAGAACAAAGTTTTATCGGTAAAGCTGGGCGTTTAAATCAAGTCAAAAATCCCGAAAATATTGTCCAGTTGAGGACTTTAGGCTTACAACAGGGTCTTTTGGGTCAATTTGCTAGTGTGGAAGCCGAAAGACTCAGTTTGCAGGTAAGACTGAAATCTTTAGCAGATGTAATTGAGTCTTACAGACAAAGAGCTAACACCTTACCACAACTGGAATTACAACAACGCCAATTAGAACGGGAAATAGCTGCTAGTGAATCTAGCTACCGGTCTCTTTTAGGTAGGTATGAAGAACTACAAGTGGCTGAAAATCTGCAAGTCAGTAATGCGAGGGTTGTTACACCTGCTTTAATTCCCGGAGTACCAGTCAGAAGTCGTCAATACATTAATTTATTGCAAGGATTCATTGGTGGTATCGTATTGGGTGTTGCTACAGCATTTGTATTAGAAAGACTAGACAAAACTATCAAAACTCCTAAATCTGCTAAAGATTTATTGGGTTATGCCTTATTAGGTTATATTCCACCTTTCCCCAATGGTGCTTTTACTCCAGAAGTAATTGTCAGAAAACAACCTGATTCTCATATCAGTGAAGCTTTTCGGATGCTGCAAACTAATTTGAGATTCTTCAATTCAGAACAATCAATTAAGGTAATTGTAGTGTCTAGTGCTGTACCCAAAGAAGGTAAATCAACGGTGGCAGCTAATTTAGCCTTTTCCATATCTCAATTAGGACGCAATGTATTACTGGTAGATGCAGATTTCCGTAATCCTAGTCAACACAAAATCTGGGAAATATCTAATGAAGTGGGCTTGAGTAATATTCTCAAAAGTCAGATAGATGTTGAACAGGCTGTTACTGAAATTACTCCTGGTTTAGAAGTTATGACTGCTGGTGAATCAAGCAATAACCCAGGGGCTTTACTTGATTCTAGTCAAATGGCTGTGTTTGTGGCACAGGTAGCTCAAAAATATGATTTTGTAATCATAGATACCCCGCCTGTAACTGTAGCTGCGGATGCTACTATTCTGGGTAAATTGGTAAATGGAATTTTGTTTGTAGTTAGACCTGGAGTTGTTGATTCTACCAGTATTTCTTTGTCTAAGGAAATGTTGGAAAAAGCAGACCAAAATGTTTTAGGTATAGCCATGAACGGTATCAATGCTAATCAACAATACTCTGCTTACGCAAGTAGTACAGTTTAG
- a CDS encoding HpsJ family protein — MTAERPKKKSQDPLEVTEVIQNLSFPVFRLLGYALLIFSVIDYLAILIPPQLTNPSWEFQAISRMVDHVWSILLGLTFIFLYSKGNIIKPREITILKSLSWIALLVGIFYLLMLPLGINNSLTLYRSLNNQFINQQGQQQEQLQQVNERLKATNSLQELNTLARVLNIPAENIASQSTQELKTKLSQQIQKAADNSTATAKATKKSQVNSLIKNAVRINLGAILSAVFLIAIWNMTRWIRVIDKI; from the coding sequence ATGACAGCAGAACGCCCGAAAAAAAAGTCCCAAGATCCCCTAGAAGTAACAGAAGTAATTCAAAATCTCTCTTTTCCTGTATTTCGCTTACTAGGTTATGCTCTCTTAATATTTTCTGTCATTGATTATCTAGCCATACTTATTCCCCCTCAACTGACTAACCCATCATGGGAGTTTCAAGCTATTAGTAGAATGGTAGACCACGTGTGGTCTATTCTATTGGGGTTGACATTTATATTTTTGTATAGTAAGGGCAACATCATCAAACCCAGAGAAATAACTATTTTAAAGTCTTTATCTTGGATTGCTTTGTTAGTAGGTATATTTTACCTGCTAATGCTGCCTTTGGGTATAAATAACAGTCTTACACTGTATAGGAGTTTAAATAATCAATTCATCAATCAACAGGGACAACAACAAGAGCAGTTACAACAAGTAAACGAGAGATTAAAAGCAACAAATTCTCTGCAAGAATTAAATACCCTAGCAAGAGTATTAAACATACCCGCTGAAAATATTGCTAGTCAGTCAACCCAAGAGTTGAAAACTAAGCTATCTCAACAAATACAAAAAGCTGCGGATAACTCTACTGCTACCGCTAAAGCTACCAAGAAATCACAGGTCAACAGTTTGATTAAAAATGCAGTCAGAATAAATTTAGGGGCAATACTATCAGCAGTTTTTCTAATTGCTATTTGGAACATGACTCGCTGGATCAGAGTAATTGATAAAATTTAG
- a CDS encoding cyanoexosortase A system-associated protein produces the protein MFINRQQLDKLTQTVLLQFKPLLKNQHFFLLGIFTTLAVLHLNIIINHRIESENIAFYAIYWGGILYLLFKNPPTITNPNQVSSYLGCGLLFLVILRPINFWHLDLMLFRFGPVIAGLGLGLLSFGFSGLKHYWRLFLLLLLMLCPYGFINEIFNSRLHFSEVTAATSAFLLHYIGLGATHTGALVKLPTGQVEVLYYCTGGLLIVWLLQLTLLMIVVVFPLNWKQQWGLFVSAFATGFLVGCIRVALLAVVVNNKSVFDYWHSYTGGSIFMAIATVTFATLSNWILPVDILSNQVQTESKNLEIEPKRVIFLTTTWLGIILTFFYLTVSKKTIGTNIFSEQIAVENWQQIKAQSLGKQKYDIPDDNKHFLSDAGHNYTYYQKNQEMQIQMRYVVNTRGEINPFLLQINQELKEKANQIIEYLPEVGYYSLYNDGKQAYLTSCINPRGGSTVNSSQFMKNRYNYDININRIIPWILGKDFLRDDRCIWTQISLPLNDKVATEIYPMLKLVWQDNYITWQYFLRKGY, from the coding sequence ATGTTTATCAATCGTCAGCAGCTGGACAAATTAACACAAACAGTTCTGCTCCAATTTAAACCATTACTAAAAAACCAGCATTTTTTTTTGCTGGGAATTTTTACTACTTTAGCTGTCTTGCATTTAAATATCATTATAAACCACCGAATTGAAAGTGAAAATATCGCTTTTTATGCTATTTACTGGGGAGGTATATTATATTTACTATTCAAAAATCCGCCAACCATAACAAACCCTAACCAAGTTTCTAGTTATTTAGGTTGTGGTTTACTATTTTTGGTGATACTTAGACCTATTAATTTTTGGCATTTAGACCTAATGCTATTTAGATTTGGTCCGGTGATAGCCGGTTTAGGTTTAGGTTTATTATCCTTTGGATTTTCTGGATTGAAGCATTACTGGCGATTGTTTTTGTTATTGTTATTGATGCTTTGTCCCTATGGCTTTATTAATGAAATTTTTAATTCTCGTTTACATTTTTCAGAGGTAACTGCGGCTACTTCTGCTTTTTTACTTCATTATATAGGTCTTGGCGCTACTCATACAGGTGCTTTAGTGAAATTGCCTACTGGACAAGTAGAGGTTCTTTACTACTGTACTGGTGGACTATTAATAGTGTGGTTATTACAACTTACTCTACTAATGATCGTGGTTGTTTTTCCCCTGAATTGGAAACAACAATGGGGATTATTTGTATCTGCTTTTGCTACGGGATTTTTGGTTGGATGTATCCGTGTTGCTTTGTTGGCTGTGGTTGTGAATAATAAGAGTGTGTTTGACTACTGGCATAGCTATACTGGGGGAAGCATTTTCATGGCGATCGCCACTGTTACCTTTGCTACTCTATCTAATTGGATATTACCAGTAGACATCTTATCTAATCAAGTTCAAACTGAGTCAAAAAACTTAGAAATAGAACCTAAAAGGGTAATTTTTCTAACTACTACCTGGTTAGGAATTATCTTGACATTTTTTTATTTAACAGTCAGTAAAAAAACTATTGGTACTAATATTTTTAGTGAACAAATAGCTGTGGAAAATTGGCAACAAATAAAAGCTCAATCTTTAGGAAAACAGAAATATGATATTCCTGATGATAACAAACATTTTTTATCAGATGCAGGGCATAATTATACCTATTATCAGAAAAATCAAGAAATGCAAATACAAATGCGTTATGTGGTAAATACTAGAGGTGAAATTAATCCTTTTTTACTTCAGATCAATCAAGAACTAAAAGAAAAAGCTAATCAAATTATCGAATATTTACCAGAAGTTGGTTACTATTCACTTTATAATGATGGAAAACAAGCTTACTTAACATCTTGCATTAATCCACGTGGAGGTAGCACTGTCAATTCATCTCAATTCATGAAGAATAGATATAACTACGATATTAATATCAATAGAATTATACCTTGGATTTTAGGAAAGGATTTTCTCCGTGATGATCGCTGTATATGGACACAAATATCTTTACCTCTCAATGACAAGGTTGCTACTGAAATTTACCCTATGTTAAAATTAGTTTGGCAAGATAATTACATTACATGGCAGTATTTTTTAAGAAAAGGCTATTAA
- a CDS encoding glycosyltransferase gives MTKKPDYRIIHLSKYYPPDRGGIETHVQTLAQTQAALGAEVHVVCVNAFDEQGNLSRRTHTVEEMDGDVHVIRMGRLLSLARLDVCPELPKTLFQIVKEPNIVLHLHTPNPTMLIALTILGNSLPLVITHHSDVIKQKILKYGLRPFEHIVYSKSSQVLTTSFPYIQGSKFLRFYHHKLSYLPLGLDATNYSQPNQKALAFRDKLKNQYPGPIWLAVGRLVYYKALHIAIQALSMVEGTLIIIGVGALESELKTLAKKLGVYQRIVWLGRVSENELVGAYHAATSLWFPSNVRSEGFGLVQVEAMASGCPVINANITCSGVPWVSRHEQEGLTVPVNNAVALARASQRLLNEKGLRTRLVEAALKRAEYFNHKTMAEKSFKFYEQVLSQGENYGSIPKPVDLL, from the coding sequence ATGACTAAAAAACCAGATTATAGGATTATCCATTTATCTAAATATTATCCTCCAGATCGAGGTGGAATAGAAACTCATGTGCAAACCCTAGCCCAAACTCAAGCAGCTTTAGGTGCAGAAGTTCATGTAGTTTGTGTCAATGCCTTTGATGAACAAGGCAACTTATCTAGACGCACCCACACTGTAGAAGAAATGGATGGTGATGTTCATGTTATCCGTATGGGGAGGCTGTTATCATTAGCAAGATTGGATGTGTGTCCAGAACTGCCTAAAACATTGTTTCAAATAGTCAAAGAACCAAATATCGTACTACACCTGCACACGCCAAATCCCACAATGTTAATAGCTCTGACTATACTGGGAAATTCTTTACCTTTAGTGATTACACACCACAGTGATGTCATCAAACAAAAAATTTTAAAGTATGGGCTACGGCCATTTGAGCATATAGTTTATAGCAAAAGTTCACAGGTTTTAACAACCAGTTTTCCTTATATTCAAGGTTCAAAATTCTTACGTTTTTATCATCATAAACTTAGTTACTTACCACTAGGTTTAGATGCAACTAACTACAGTCAGCCTAATCAAAAAGCCCTTGCTTTCAGAGACAAACTGAAAAATCAATATCCTGGTCCAATTTGGTTAGCAGTTGGCAGATTAGTGTATTACAAAGCCTTACACATAGCTATCCAAGCTCTGAGTATGGTAGAAGGAACATTAATCATCATCGGTGTTGGAGCTTTAGAATCAGAACTCAAAACTCTAGCCAAAAAATTAGGCGTATATCAAAGAATTGTGTGGCTGGGACGAGTCAGTGAAAATGAACTTGTCGGTGCTTATCATGCTGCTACAAGTCTGTGGTTTCCCTCCAATGTTCGGAGTGAGGGTTTTGGTTTAGTTCAAGTAGAAGCCATGGCTAGTGGTTGTCCTGTAATCAATGCCAATATTACCTGTAGTGGTGTACCGTGGGTAAGTCGGCATGAACAAGAAGGACTGACTGTACCCGTTAATAATGCAGTAGCGTTAGCAAGAGCTTCACAACGATTACTAAATGAGAAGGGTTTACGAACGAGACTCGTTGAAGCTGCCCTGAAAAGAGCAGAGTATTTTAACCACAAAACTATGGCAGAAAAAAGTTTTAAGTTCTATGAACAAGTCCTCAGTCAAGGGGAAAATTATGGATCAATACCAAAACCTGTAGACTTGTTATGA
- a CDS encoding glycosyltransferase family 4 protein, translated as MRVLHIYAGNLFGGIETLLITLAREQNLCPQMQHYFALCFEGRLADELRSLEANVQILGKVRFSRPWTVCRARQQLQKSLKHLCPHVVICHELWTYCLAAPVISRQQLPLVFWMHGWGVGNRWYEILARRIPPDLAIVNSHYTNKTLPLIFPGYIGHVLYNPVKLQPLNCEQNLIRESIREVLQTKQNAIVIVITSRMAAYKGHLVLLEALGQLQKLPDWILWIAGGIQQPSEQEYFVQLKKRVVELGISNRVKFLGERSDIPNLLMASDIHCQPNIGAEPFGIAFIEALYAGLPVITTEIGAAVEIITESCGILIPPEDVIALANALSDLIKNPNKRYRLGVEGLQRARELSDPTKILGQLHDVLASITLVN; from the coding sequence ATGAGAGTATTACACATTTATGCAGGAAACTTATTTGGTGGTATTGAGACTCTGTTGATAACACTGGCAAGAGAGCAAAATTTGTGTCCGCAGATGCAACACTACTTCGCTTTGTGTTTTGAAGGGAGATTAGCTGATGAACTCAGAAGTTTAGAGGCAAATGTTCAAATTCTGGGTAAAGTGAGGTTTAGTCGTCCTTGGACAGTGTGCAGAGCTAGACAGCAACTTCAGAAATCACTGAAACATTTATGTCCTCATGTTGTAATCTGCCATGAATTATGGACTTACTGTCTAGCTGCACCAGTTATTAGTCGCCAACAACTACCTTTGGTCTTTTGGATGCATGGTTGGGGTGTTGGTAACCGATGGTATGAAATTCTAGCAAGGCGGATACCACCTGATCTGGCTATAGTGAACAGCCACTATACTAACAAGACTCTACCGCTAATTTTTCCTGGATATATAGGTCATGTTTTATACAACCCAGTGAAATTACAGCCATTGAACTGTGAACAGAATCTCATTAGAGAAAGTATTCGCGAGGTTCTCCAAACTAAGCAAAATGCTATAGTTATCGTGATTACCAGCCGGATGGCTGCTTATAAAGGTCATTTAGTATTACTGGAAGCTCTTGGACAATTACAAAAATTACCAGACTGGATTTTGTGGATTGCAGGTGGTATACAACAGCCCAGTGAACAAGAATACTTTGTTCAACTCAAGAAGAGGGTCGTAGAACTGGGAATTAGTAATCGTGTCAAGTTTTTAGGTGAACGATCTGATATACCTAACTTATTAATGGCCTCTGATATTCATTGTCAGCCCAATATTGGAGCAGAACCATTTGGAATCGCATTCATAGAAGCTCTTTATGCAGGTTTACCGGTGATAACAACAGAAATTGGAGCGGCAGTAGAGATTATTACTGAATCTTGCGGTATACTCATTCCGCCAGAGGATGTTATTGCCTTAGCCAATGCTTTGTCCGACTTGATTAAAAATCCAAACAAACGGTATCGTTTGGGGGTAGAAGGACTACAAAGAGCGCGAGAATTATCTGATCCAACCAAAATATTGGGGCAACTCCATGATGTATTAGCCAGTATTACTCTTGTAAACTAA
- a CDS encoding class I SAM-dependent methyltransferase, with product MKNILLQLIGWKAILIQGDPTVTDRWCWLQNYIQSGAKRTLDAGCGQGQFTMYCSQLGNQSVGLAFSSQDIHNAQIRADILCLSDIEFQVVDLRHLDEFTDQLGTFDQILLLETLEHIFDDTKVLADIYQLLRPGGILLVTTPSIDHYPLWGEKLSEYEDGGHVRWGYSQKDLVTLLEKFGIEILHQDYISGIVSQKLASWEFGLRKYNTLLSRAVTLPLRIFHFLDQPLTKLLNYPHLSVGIVGRKPL from the coding sequence ATGAAAAACATACTTTTGCAATTAATTGGATGGAAAGCAATACTTATACAGGGCGATCCAACGGTAACAGATCGTTGGTGCTGGCTTCAGAATTATATTCAGTCAGGAGCAAAACGAACTCTGGATGCAGGATGCGGACAGGGTCAATTTACGATGTACTGCTCCCAATTAGGAAACCAATCTGTGGGACTAGCTTTTAGTAGTCAAGACATCCATAATGCTCAAATTCGGGCTGATATTCTGTGTTTATCTGATATAGAATTTCAGGTAGTGGATCTGCGACATCTTGATGAATTTACAGATCAGTTAGGTACATTTGACCAAATTCTCCTGCTAGAAACCCTAGAGCATATTTTCGATGATACTAAGGTGCTGGCAGATATCTACCAGCTATTGCGTCCTGGTGGTATTTTATTGGTGACAACACCATCAATAGACCATTATCCACTATGGGGAGAAAAGCTATCTGAGTATGAAGATGGAGGCCATGTACGTTGGGGTTACAGTCAAAAGGATCTAGTAACACTATTGGAAAAATTTGGTATAGAAATTCTTCATCAAGACTATATCAGCGGGATTGTTTCTCAAAAACTAGCCAGTTGGGAGTTTGGACTGAGAAAATATAACACGCTTTTATCCAGAGCAGTTACCCTTCCCTTGCGGATTTTTCATTTCCTCGATCAACCACTAACAAAGTTATTAAACTACCCCCATCTGAGTGTGGGAATTGTGGGAAGAAAACCATTGTAA
- a CDS encoding methyltransferase domain-containing protein, with the protein MNVETRARQSLGGSSEPVYQMVRRVVQQFHPSSVFIDVGCGGGKLRSFVSDRTDKYIGVDVIRYPELPAEVEFIPFNLDIGKAPLPDHFADVVCAVETIEHLENPRAFVRELVRLAKPSGLVIVTTPNQLSLLSKLTLVLKNQFNAFQTAPGLYPAHITALLEIDLIRIFTECGLTDIKIDYTNSGRLPFTPWHWPQSLGFHGRLFSDNILCVGKKYQFVNL; encoded by the coding sequence ATGAATGTAGAAACTCGAGCGCGACAAAGCCTTGGTGGTAGTAGTGAACCTGTTTACCAAATGGTGAGGAGAGTAGTACAACAATTTCATCCTAGTAGTGTATTTATAGATGTTGGTTGTGGAGGTGGTAAACTTAGGTCATTTGTGAGCGATCGCACTGATAAATATATTGGTGTAGATGTGATCCGCTATCCTGAATTACCCGCAGAAGTAGAATTTATTCCTTTTAATTTAGATATTGGTAAAGCACCTTTACCCGATCATTTCGCTGATGTAGTCTGTGCTGTAGAAACTATTGAACATTTGGAAAATCCACGAGCTTTTGTGAGAGAACTGGTCAGGTTAGCTAAACCAAGTGGGTTAGTAATTGTGACTACACCTAATCAGTTAAGTTTGTTGAGTAAGTTGACCTTAGTGCTAAAAAATCAATTCAATGCTTTTCAAACAGCACCAGGTCTTTACCCTGCACATATTACAGCTTTATTAGAAATTGATTTAATCAGAATTTTTACGGAGTGTGGATTAACTGACATCAAAATAGATTACACTAACTCTGGTCGTTTGCCGTTTACACCTTGGCACTGGCCTCAAAGTTTAGGTTTTCATGGTCGGTTGTTTAGTGACAATATTTTGTGTGTTGGTAAAAAATACCAATTCGTAAACCTGTAA
- a CDS encoding glycosyltransferase family 4 protein, which translates to MKSYLLVTGDFVKTGGMDRANFALAEYLAKQGEQVHLVAHRVAPELLAYPHVQFHQVPKILDSYLLSSPLLAQTGRVWAKKLTADGGRVLVNGGNCQWPDVNWVHYVHAAYEPSQQTGLLRQLKGVFSRRLFLNEEKQALQSARVIIVNSNRTKFDLIEKLGIPEQKLYTVYYGIDPQVFYPPTPEEKFSLRQQLGWPEDQPVVIFIGALGDRRKGFDTLFAAWQKLCKSSDWDGILVVIGTGAELPLWQSRAADADISNIRFLGFRADVPKLLQAADCLVAPTRYEAYGLGVHEALCCGLPALVSANAGVAERYPQKLKDLLISNYDDVNELVKKLQKWYKDKENYSNLVYSVSQELGNYTWDDMAKAIWEITS; encoded by the coding sequence ATGAAATCCTACTTGCTAGTAACAGGTGATTTTGTCAAAACTGGTGGCATGGATAGAGCTAATTTTGCTTTAGCGGAATATTTAGCAAAGCAAGGTGAACAAGTTCACTTAGTAGCTCATCGGGTAGCACCTGAATTGTTAGCATATCCTCATGTGCAGTTCCATCAAGTTCCTAAAATACTGGATTCTTATCTATTAAGTAGTCCTTTACTTGCTCAAACCGGACGAGTTTGGGCAAAAAAATTAACTGCTGATGGTGGGAGGGTGTTGGTAAATGGCGGTAACTGTCAATGGCCAGATGTAAACTGGGTACATTATGTTCATGCTGCTTACGAACCCAGTCAGCAAACAGGATTATTACGTCAACTCAAAGGGGTATTTTCTCGACGGCTGTTTTTAAATGAAGAAAAACAAGCATTACAATCAGCACGGGTAATAATTGTTAATTCAAATCGCACTAAATTTGATTTAATAGAGAAATTAGGAATTCCTGAACAAAAACTATACACTGTTTACTACGGTATTGATCCCCAAGTGTTTTACCCACCCACACCAGAAGAAAAATTTTCATTGCGTCAGCAGCTGGGATGGCCAGAAGATCAGCCAGTTGTCATATTTATTGGTGCATTGGGCGATCGCCGCAAAGGTTTTGATACTCTGTTTGCAGCTTGGCAAAAATTATGTAAATCCTCTGATTGGGATGGTATTTTGGTAGTTATTGGCACTGGTGCAGAATTACCACTCTGGCAAAGTCGCGCTGCTGATGCTGATATTTCCAATATTCGTTTTTTGGGTTTCCGTGCCGATGTGCCAAAATTACTACAAGCTGCTGATTGTTTAGTTGCTCCCACTCGTTATGAAGCTTATGGGTTAGGAGTCCATGAAGCCCTGTGTTGTGGTTTACCAGCTTTGGTCAGTGCTAATGCAGGAGTTGCTGAACGGTATCCACAGAAGTTAAAAGACTTATTAATTAGTAATTATGACGATGTAAATGAGTTGGTTAAAAAACTACAAAAATGGTATAAAGATAAAGAAAATTACAGTAATTTAGTATATTCAGTCTCCCAGGAATTAGGAAATTATACTTGGGATGATATGGCAAAAGCTATTTGGGAAATAACTTCCTAA
- a CDS encoding FkbM family methyltransferase: MKLEKTLLNLCPKYLRLPVKYHYHQIRNRLEKEIFYLQHLEINKKRSIDIGANSGLYTYALSHLSNVVEVFEPQTWCTEDIVSYTKISPANINIYNVGLADFHGSLNLHIPVSEGDYSQLVKDVGNLTTGLGSFRQIEGEQKTVEVPVHKLDDYDFQDVGFMKIDVEGFESKVILGASQTIFREKPIILIEVENRHLEGKSITDVFEQISDFGYEGGFIHEGSFHKLADFYPQIQAKQNYFLDDQSHQKQPIYINNFLFIPLL, translated from the coding sequence ATGAAATTGGAAAAAACACTGTTAAACTTATGCCCCAAATATCTGCGTCTCCCGGTAAAGTATCACTATCACCAAATTAGAAATAGGCTAGAAAAAGAAATATTTTATCTTCAACATTTAGAAATTAATAAAAAACGGTCAATTGATATAGGCGCAAATTCAGGACTTTATACCTATGCACTTTCCCATTTATCTAATGTAGTTGAAGTATTTGAACCACAAACATGGTGTACAGAAGATATAGTTTCATATACTAAAATATCTCCTGCGAATATTAACATTTACAATGTAGGGTTAGCAGATTTTCATGGTTCATTAAATTTACATATTCCCGTGAGTGAAGGTGACTATTCACAATTAGTTAAAGACGTGGGTAATTTAACTACTGGACTAGGCAGTTTTAGACAAATAGAAGGAGAGCAAAAAACCGTTGAAGTACCAGTTCATAAACTAGATGACTATGATTTTCAAGATGTTGGTTTTATGAAAATTGATGTTGAAGGTTTTGAATCTAAAGTGATTTTAGGTGCTAGTCAAACTATTTTCAGAGAGAAACCAATTATTCTCATAGAAGTTGAAAATAGACACTTAGAAGGTAAATCCATCACAGATGTATTTGAGCAAATATCTGACTTTGGCTATGAAGGTGGCTTCATACATGAAGGTAGTTTCCATAAATTAGCTGATTTCTACCCTCAAATTCAAGCCAAACAAAATTATTTTTTAGATGATCAATCTCATCAAAAGCAACCTATTTATATAAACAACTTTCTTTTTATACCCTTACTTTGA